In Halodesulfovibrio aestuarii DSM 17919 = ATCC 29578, the genomic stretch AACAGCTTCCAGCACTTCTGAAAGCGTAGAGTAGTCTTCTGCGGCTTCCAATGCTTCTTCAATATCCATCGAACCTTTTGGAGCCTGAATACCAAAGTCACTCAAAACCACTTCACCGAACGTCAGGTAACGCTCCAAAACGTTCTGCAGTTCACGGACATTCCCCGGCCAGTCATGCGCATCAAACGCTGCATAAAGTTTAGCAGGAATCGTAGATACATCTGCATTTTTACCTAGATAGCGTGATAAAAACTCAGCTACCAGCAGCGGAAGGTCTTCCAGACGATCACGGAGCGGAGGAACACGGATGGGCAGTACATGCAGACGGAAAAAGAAGTCAGAGCGCATTGTTCCATCTTTAACCATTTGCGAAAGGTCTCGGTTAGTCGCTGCAACAAGTCTAAACTGTGAATGCTGAGACTCACTTCCACCTACAGGTGTATAAAATTTACTTTCCAGTGCACGAAGCAGTTTTACCTGCAAAGCAAGGTCAATTTCCCCCACCTCGTCAAGAAAAAGTGTCCCGCCATCTGCTGCGGCAAGGTACCCCTTGCGGTTGGCAACCGCACCGGAGAATGCGCCCTTTTTATACCCGAAAAATTCACTTTCCATCAAGTTAGGAGGAATAGCACCACAGTTAACTGGAACATATGGTCCTTTCACGCCGCTTTGCTCATGAATAGTTTGAGCGACAAGGTCTTTGCCTGTACCTGTCTCTCCAAGTATAATTACATTAGCGTTGCTTTTTGAAGCTTTTAAAATAAGTTTGAAAACATCGCGCATGCCG encodes the following:
- a CDS encoding sigma-54 interaction domain-containing protein; this translates as METMNDQINVEQPTDGAGLHEESIILSTSKQDLLASQRQLTRLFNNLPGMAYRCTIDENFQSMLEFVSRGSIDLLGVTPEALIGKRTNVMEIMAHPDDLASMRKEQEDAIISNRPYKMLYRVLLEDESCKWIWDQGECVYDNDGTPVYLEGIMIDISAQKMREFELLQENHRLQGSMDDRFRFGNIIGKSDGMRDVFKLILKASKSNANVIILGETGTGKDLVAQTIHEQSGVKGPYVPVNCGAIPPNLMESEFFGYKKGAFSGAVANRKGYLAAADGGTLFLDEVGEIDLALQVKLLRALESKFYTPVGGSESQHSQFRLVAATNRDLSQMVKDGTMRSDFFFRLHVLPIRVPPLRDRLEDLPLLVAEFLSRYLGKNADVSTIPAKLYAAFDAHDWPGNVRELQNVLERYLTFGEVVLSDFGIQAPKGSMDIEEALEAAEDYSTLSEVLEAVERHLMLKALEKNHWRKGQTAKYLGLNMRTMQRKLKKYSM